The Spirosoma radiotolerans genome has a window encoding:
- the recQ gene encoding DNA helicase RecQ, with product MMQVDQSVHSTLKERLKEIFGYSQFRGEQEAIIYSILAGRNTFVIMPTGAGKSLCYQLPAIVSEGTAVVISPLIALMKNQVDQLNAFGINAQFLNSTLSKAEMNKVKKDTLNSSLKLLYIAPESLTKEENLDFLKKANISFVAIDEAHCISEWGHDFRPEYRKIRGIVDNIGNLPVIALTATATPKVQQDIQKNLQMEDANLYKTSFNRKNLYYEIRPKVDAKKQLIKYIKQNKGKSGIIYCLSRKTVEEIAELLRVNDVKALPYHAGLDPQTRMNNQDAFLNEDADVICATIAFGMGIDKPDVRFVIHYDAPKSLEGYYQETGRAGRDGLEGNCLMFYSYDDIVKLEKFNKDKPVTERDNAKHLLAEMVSYANLGVCRRRQLLGYFGEYMEKDCGFCDNCLKSPEKFKAQHEVVLALQTVLQTDQRFDVAHLADVLTATGNQYVTSYEHDRLAVYGKGLEFNEDCNFWCSLIKQITIYGYLEKDVDNYGILKVSQRGLNYIEDPYPITLTKDHDYEQQSTEIKEDEDKDSSPASGGVAYDEELLGLLKALRKRIAKEKNLPPYVIFQETSMEEMATTYPTTREEMAQINGVGMGKVQKFGRQFIDLITKYVEDNEIETAKDVVIKSTVNKSKVKIFIIQQIDRKVDLDEIAESKSLTMEDLMEEIEHICYSGTRLNLDYYINQVMDEDRQDEIFEYFMRAESDNIAVALREFGGDDFTEQDLRLMRIKFLSEVAN from the coding sequence ATGATGCAGGTTGATCAGTCGGTCCATTCAACTCTTAAAGAGCGGCTAAAAGAAATTTTTGGGTATAGCCAGTTTCGGGGCGAGCAGGAAGCCATTATTTATAGCATCCTGGCAGGGCGAAATACCTTTGTGATTATGCCCACCGGAGCCGGTAAATCGTTATGCTATCAGCTCCCTGCTATTGTCAGTGAGGGTACAGCCGTTGTTATTTCGCCCTTGATTGCCTTGATGAAGAATCAGGTCGATCAGCTTAATGCGTTCGGTATTAACGCGCAATTCCTTAACTCGACGCTCTCCAAGGCGGAGATGAACAAGGTCAAAAAGGATACGCTTAATAGTTCGCTTAAGCTCTTATACATTGCGCCCGAGTCATTGACTAAGGAAGAGAATTTGGATTTTTTGAAGAAAGCCAATATCTCCTTCGTCGCTATCGACGAAGCCCACTGTATTTCAGAATGGGGGCATGATTTCAGACCAGAGTACCGTAAAATTCGCGGCATCGTTGATAATATTGGCAACTTACCGGTCATAGCCCTCACAGCGACCGCTACGCCCAAAGTGCAGCAGGATATTCAGAAAAACCTGCAGATGGAAGATGCTAATTTATACAAGACATCCTTCAATCGAAAAAATCTATACTACGAAATCAGACCGAAGGTCGACGCTAAAAAGCAGCTCATAAAATACATCAAACAAAACAAGGGGAAGTCAGGAATCATCTATTGTCTCAGTCGTAAGACGGTTGAGGAGATTGCCGAGCTCCTGCGTGTGAATGATGTAAAAGCATTGCCTTACCATGCGGGTCTGGACCCCCAAACGCGGATGAATAACCAGGATGCGTTCCTGAACGAAGACGCCGACGTTATCTGTGCGACCATCGCTTTTGGAATGGGCATCGACAAGCCCGACGTTCGGTTCGTTATTCACTACGATGCGCCCAAGTCGCTCGAGGGCTATTACCAGGAAACGGGCCGGGCCGGGCGCGATGGTCTGGAGGGAAACTGCCTGATGTTTTACAGCTACGACGATATTGTTAAGCTCGAAAAATTCAACAAAGACAAGCCCGTTACCGAACGCGATAACGCCAAACATCTATTGGCTGAAATGGTTTCCTATGCCAACCTCGGCGTTTGCCGCCGTCGGCAGTTGCTTGGCTATTTTGGCGAGTATATGGAGAAGGACTGCGGTTTCTGCGACAACTGCCTGAAGTCGCCGGAGAAATTCAAAGCCCAGCACGAAGTAGTCCTGGCGCTGCAAACGGTTCTGCAAACGGATCAGCGTTTCGATGTGGCGCACTTAGCCGATGTGTTGACGGCTACGGGAAATCAGTATGTAACGAGTTATGAACACGACCGCCTGGCCGTGTATGGTAAAGGACTGGAATTTAATGAAGATTGCAACTTCTGGTGCTCGCTGATTAAACAGATCACGATTTACGGTTATCTCGAAAAAGACGTCGATAACTATGGGATACTAAAAGTGTCCCAGCGCGGCCTGAATTATATTGAAGATCCTTATCCAATCACGCTGACGAAGGATCACGATTATGAGCAGCAGAGTACGGAAATAAAGGAAGATGAGGACAAAGATTCGTCGCCGGCATCGGGTGGTGTTGCCTACGATGAAGAACTGCTCGGATTGCTGAAAGCCCTTCGGAAACGAATTGCCAAAGAAAAAAATCTGCCACCTTATGTTATTTTCCAGGAGACATCCATGGAAGAGATGGCGACAACTTACCCGACCACGCGCGAAGAGATGGCGCAGATCAATGGTGTCGGGATGGGTAAGGTGCAGAAATTCGGACGGCAGTTCATTGATCTTATAACAAAGTACGTTGAAGACAACGAGATAGAAACGGCGAAAGACGTCGTTATCAAGTCGACCGTTAATAAATCGAAAGTCAAGATTTTTATTATTCAGCAGATTGACCGGAAGGTAGACCTCGATGAGATTGCCGAATCGAAGTCGCTAACGATGGAAGACCTGATGGAAGAGATTGAACACATCTGTTACTCGGGCACGCGCCTAAACCTCGATTACTACATAAACCAGGTAATGGATGAAGACCGGCAGGACGAAATTTTCGAGTATTTCATGCGGGCCGAAAGCGATAATATCGCTGTAGCATTGCGTGAATTTGGGGGCGATGATTTCACCGAACAAGATCTGCGCCTGATGCGCATAAAATTCCTGTCGGAAGTAGCTAACTAA
- a CDS encoding KpsF/GutQ family sugar-phosphate isomerase, producing the protein MKVIKNPKTIARSVLLAEAEAIRNAVDLLDDQFDATVETILNSSGRLVITGVGKSALIGQKIVATMNSTGTPSLFMHAADAIHGDLGMIQVNDVVMLISKSGNTAEIKVLVPLLKRTGVRLIALVSARDSYLAQHADHVLHAYAEVEADPLNLAPTTSTTVALAVGDALAVSLLEVRGFTRQDFARYHPGGSLGKRLYLRVADIFPHNQCPQVALTTPVREVIFTISANRLGATAVVDENGQLKGIVTDGDIRRMAYDHASFWELCAKDVMTPTPVCVDPDEYAAAALQLMQERDVSQLVVSEANQVLGFIHLHDLLKEGLV; encoded by the coding sequence TTGAAAGTAATAAAAAATCCTAAGACTATCGCCCGTTCGGTTTTGTTGGCCGAAGCCGAAGCAATCCGAAATGCCGTTGATTTACTCGATGATCAATTCGATGCTACCGTTGAAACCATACTGAACAGTTCGGGTAGGCTGGTTATAACGGGGGTGGGGAAAAGCGCGCTTATCGGCCAGAAAATCGTGGCTACGATGAACTCGACGGGAACACCGTCGCTATTTATGCACGCGGCCGATGCGATCCACGGCGATTTGGGTATGATTCAGGTAAATGACGTGGTTATGCTGATCTCAAAGAGCGGTAATACGGCCGAAATAAAAGTTCTGGTGCCTTTATTAAAGCGAACCGGCGTTCGCTTAATTGCCCTAGTAAGCGCCCGTGATTCGTATCTGGCCCAGCATGCCGATCACGTACTTCATGCCTATGCCGAAGTTGAAGCCGATCCGCTCAATCTGGCTCCCACAACCAGTACGACGGTAGCTCTGGCCGTTGGTGACGCCCTAGCTGTAAGTTTACTGGAGGTCCGTGGATTTACCCGACAGGATTTTGCCCGCTACCATCCGGGTGGATCGCTTGGCAAACGGTTGTATTTGCGAGTCGCGGATATTTTTCCACACAACCAGTGCCCGCAAGTTGCACTCACAACGCCAGTGAGAGAAGTGATCTTTACAATTTCCGCTAATCGGCTGGGTGCCACAGCAGTAGTTGATGAAAATGGGCAGTTGAAGGGCATTGTTACCGATGGAGACATTCGTCGGATGGCCTATGACCACGCTTCTTTCTGGGAACTCTGCGCAAAAGATGTCATGACCCCTACACCCGTCTGCGTAGATCCGGATGAATACGCGGCTGCAGCTCTGCAATTGATGCAGGAACGTGACGTTTCACAGCTTGTGGTGTCTGAAGCGAATCAAGTGCTAGGTTTTATCCACCTGCATGATTTGCTCAAAGAGGGTCTTGTTTGA
- a CDS encoding RNA polymerase sigma factor codes for MTALEFTNHIGKVSKSLRPFALRLTKDVEDANDLLQDTLLKAFTNRDKYTDGTNLKAWLYTIMKNTFITNYQRMVRKNTFIDTTDNLHYINSIESSTDNIAYSSFAQDDINRAVNGLDDTYKTPFMMHFRGFKYHEIAAKLNIPIGTVKNRIHIARKELKGQLKVYAYFNA; via the coding sequence ATGACCGCTCTCGAATTTACTAACCATATTGGCAAAGTGTCTAAATCGTTGCGTCCGTTTGCCCTGCGTTTGACAAAAGATGTTGAAGATGCAAACGACTTACTACAGGATACATTATTGAAGGCATTTACCAATCGTGACAAATACACGGATGGAACAAATTTGAAAGCTTGGTTATATACAATCATGAAGAATACATTCATCACCAACTACCAGCGTATGGTGCGGAAAAACACCTTCATCGACACAACTGACAATCTGCATTACATCAACTCGATCGAGAGCAGCACAGATAACATTGCTTATTCTTCTTTCGCACAGGATGACATCAACCGGGCTGTAAACGGTTTGGACGATACATACAAGACTCCATTTATGATGCATTTCCGGGGTTTTAAATACCACGAAATTGCCGCGAAACTAAATATCCCCATTGGCACAGTGAAGAATCGGATTCACATCGCTCGTAAGGAATTGAAGGGCCAACTAAAAGTTTACGCATATTTTAACGCCTAA
- a CDS encoding phytoene desaturase family protein, producing the protein MPKRVLVIGAGFAGLAAATSLADKGYDVTILEKNDMPGGRARVFEAEGFTFDMGPSWYWMPDVFETYFARFGKKPADYYKLVRLDPSYTVVFGPDEAVHLPAGLDNLEALFEQLEPGSGPKLREFLKQAAYKYEVGMNKFVWKPSRSVSEFISLKLLYDVARLDVFKSFASHARKFFTNPRLLEIIEFPVLFLGATPANTPAMYSLMNYAEMALGTWYPMGGMHEIVKAMVNLAEEKGVKILLNQTVQKIDILKNKARRVVTADGIFEIDAVVAGADYNHVETSLVTPENRNYDDAYWNTRVMAPSSLLYYLGINKRVPKLKHHTLFFDEDFKLHAQEIYETPRWPSKPLFYASAPSKTDPGVAPEGYENLFLLIPVAPDLTDDETTRAYYFDMIMDRLEAYVGEDIRSHIVFKRSYAHSDFKQDYNAFRGNAYGLANTLRQTALLKPSLKNKRVNNLFYTGQLTVPGPGVPPSLISGLVVADEVAKEVT; encoded by the coding sequence ATGCCCAAACGAGTTCTTGTTATAGGAGCCGGGTTTGCCGGGCTGGCGGCAGCCACAAGCCTAGCCGATAAAGGCTACGACGTTACTATCCTCGAAAAAAATGACATGCCGGGTGGTCGAGCCCGCGTTTTTGAGGCAGAAGGCTTCACCTTCGATATGGGGCCAAGTTGGTATTGGATGCCCGACGTATTCGAAACATATTTCGCCCGCTTTGGCAAAAAACCCGCTGATTATTACAAGCTAGTTCGTCTTGACCCCTCCTATACCGTTGTCTTTGGGCCCGATGAAGCGGTCCATCTTCCTGCCGGGCTAGATAATCTGGAAGCCCTATTCGAACAACTGGAACCCGGAAGCGGCCCCAAACTACGCGAGTTTTTGAAGCAGGCTGCCTATAAGTATGAGGTAGGTATGAATAAATTCGTTTGGAAGCCGAGCCGGTCAGTTTCCGAGTTTATCAGCCTCAAACTACTCTACGATGTTGCACGCCTAGACGTATTCAAATCGTTTGCCAGCCACGCCCGGAAGTTTTTTACGAATCCACGTTTACTCGAAATCATTGAATTTCCGGTCCTGTTCCTGGGTGCCACACCTGCCAATACACCCGCGATGTATAGCCTGATGAACTATGCCGAAATGGCGTTGGGAACCTGGTATCCGATGGGTGGCATGCACGAAATTGTGAAAGCGATGGTCAATCTGGCAGAAGAGAAAGGCGTTAAGATTTTACTGAATCAGACGGTTCAGAAGATTGATATACTTAAAAATAAAGCCCGGCGTGTGGTGACCGCCGATGGTATTTTTGAGATAGACGCGGTTGTAGCTGGAGCCGATTATAACCACGTCGAAACCAGTTTAGTCACCCCGGAAAACAGAAACTATGACGACGCTTATTGGAACACGCGCGTTATGGCGCCCTCCTCGCTGTTATATTATCTGGGTATCAATAAGCGTGTGCCAAAATTGAAACACCATACGCTATTCTTTGACGAAGATTTTAAGCTTCACGCCCAGGAGATTTACGAAACGCCCCGCTGGCCGTCCAAACCCTTATTCTATGCATCAGCACCCTCAAAAACGGACCCTGGGGTTGCGCCGGAAGGATATGAAAATTTGTTTTTGCTCATACCCGTTGCACCCGATCTTACGGATGATGAAACAACCCGAGCGTATTATTTTGACATGATCATGGATCGGCTGGAAGCGTATGTTGGCGAAGATATTCGCAGCCACATTGTCTTCAAACGTAGTTATGCACACAGCGATTTTAAACAGGATTATAATGCGTTTCGGGGCAATGCGTATGGCCTCGCGAATACCTTACGACAAACAGCCTTATTGAAGCCATCTCTAAAGAACAAACGGGTCAACAACTTGTTCTACACCGGTCAACTCACCGTACCGGGGCCGGGTGTGCCTCCTTCCCTTATCTCAGGACTGGTAGTGGCCGATGAAGTGGCTAAAGAAGTTACTTGA
- a CDS encoding phytoene/squalene synthase family protein, with protein MMALFNKTALECSKLITEHYSTSFTLGIKTLDRKFHLPIYAIYGFVRYADEIVDTFHDYDKKTLLMRFKHDTYQAIEEGISLNPVLQSFQLVVSQYKIEHELIEAFLKSMEMDLYCQDYDADGYNEYIYGSAEVVGLMCLRVFCEGDLAEFDRLRASARKLGSAFQKVNFLRDLKSDFVDRGRTYFPGVDFNDFGRDAKQLIEADIQRDFDEAYIGIMNLPRGARMGVYLAYIYYQTLFNKIKQLSATRIQTERVRVPNPQKFALLAQTYLKYRLNVL; from the coding sequence ATGATGGCATTGTTCAACAAAACCGCACTGGAATGCAGTAAGCTTATTACGGAGCATTACAGTACGTCATTTACGTTAGGCATTAAAACGCTTGACCGTAAATTCCACTTGCCGATTTATGCTATCTATGGATTTGTTCGGTACGCTGATGAGATCGTGGACACCTTCCACGATTATGACAAAAAAACGCTGCTGATGCGCTTTAAACACGATACGTACCAGGCCATCGAAGAAGGCATTAGCCTGAATCCGGTGTTGCAGTCCTTCCAGTTAGTGGTTAGTCAGTATAAGATTGAACACGAACTCATCGAAGCTTTTTTGAAAAGCATGGAAATGGACTTGTATTGTCAGGACTACGACGCTGACGGCTATAACGAATACATTTATGGTTCTGCGGAAGTGGTTGGCCTTATGTGCTTACGGGTTTTCTGCGAGGGTGATTTAGCTGAGTTTGATCGCCTTCGGGCATCGGCCCGCAAGCTTGGTTCGGCCTTTCAGAAAGTGAATTTTCTCCGCGATCTGAAAAGCGATTTCGTTGATCGGGGCCGTACATACTTCCCCGGTGTGGATTTCAACGATTTTGGGCGCGATGCCAAGCAACTCATCGAAGCGGATATTCAGCGTGACTTCGATGAAGCCTATATTGGCATTATGAATCTGCCGCGTGGAGCCAGAATGGGCGTTTACCTGGCGTACATTTATTACCAAACTTTGTTTAATAAGATAAAGCAGTTGTCCGCCACGCGCATTCAAACGGAACGAGTCAGGGTACCTAACCCACAAAAATTTGCGCTGCTGGCCCAAACATATCTGAAGTATCGGCTGAATGTGCTTTAA
- a CDS encoding cupin-like domain-containing protein, producing MATQTVELVRDKNIVVEKKYHMSYEEFAKEHLFANYPVVIGDACEAWSAKNKFTPQFFKERYSDREVSIAGKTYNFGDYIDWMLTGTEENPAPYPCTLQIERDYPELLPDVLPRLKYAQPDRIHSKLLPNRLLSGANTLEIFFGSPGAQFPYVHYDYMSLHAYITQLYGHKEFTVIPPDQTPYVYPKPDNAWVSEVNDIRNPDLEKYPLFAKATPVTFVVGPGETLFIPCGWWHTARSLTPTISVALDCLNASNWKNFMQEVDTNMSQRRPALAKAVQTYLSVLGGVLGTFER from the coding sequence ATGGCTACCCAGACAGTCGAATTAGTACGCGATAAGAATATCGTTGTGGAGAAAAAATACCACATGAGTTATGAAGAATTTGCGAAGGAGCATCTTTTTGCGAACTACCCGGTTGTGATTGGAGATGCCTGCGAAGCCTGGTCGGCAAAGAATAAATTTACCCCCCAGTTCTTCAAAGAGCGCTACAGTGACCGGGAGGTGAGCATAGCGGGGAAAACTTATAATTTCGGTGACTACATCGACTGGATGTTGACGGGCACCGAGGAGAATCCTGCGCCATACCCGTGTACGCTACAGATTGAGCGCGATTATCCTGAATTACTGCCCGATGTGCTGCCCCGACTGAAATACGCCCAGCCTGATCGTATTCACAGTAAACTCCTGCCAAATCGGTTGCTGTCGGGGGCAAACACACTGGAGATATTTTTTGGTAGCCCAGGGGCGCAGTTTCCTTATGTGCATTACGACTACATGAGCCTTCATGCATACATCACGCAGTTGTACGGCCATAAGGAATTTACGGTTATTCCACCCGACCAAACGCCTTATGTGTATCCAAAGCCGGACAATGCCTGGGTTTCTGAAGTAAATGATATTCGAAATCCTGACCTGGAGAAATACCCGTTATTTGCTAAAGCAACGCCAGTCACGTTTGTCGTTGGCCCCGGCGAAACCCTGTTTATTCCCTGTGGATGGTGGCATACGGCTCGTTCGCTCACGCCAACCATATCTGTAGCACTGGATTGCCTGAATGCCTCTAACTGGAAAAATTTTATGCAGGAAGTTGATACCAACATGAGCCAGCGCCGACCTGCATTAGCCAAAGCTGTTCAAACCTATTTATCAGTACTGGGGGGCGTGCTGGGAACCTTTGAACGGTAA
- the gatB gene encoding Asp-tRNA(Asn)/Glu-tRNA(Gln) amidotransferase subunit GatB has protein sequence MVDQVLISPEVLSQYEAVIGLEVHCQLLTQSKVFAADANAFGAEPNTHISVITLGHPGTLPKLNRKAVDYAIRMGLACGSSITRHNVFARKNYFYPDLPKGYQLSQDKGPICVGGGILVKAKDPITGEPYQTTIQIHHIHLEEDAGKSIHDGDDWATQLDYNRAGTPLIEMVTDPCIRTAEEAGQYLTEVRRLVRYLDICDGNMEEGSLRCDVNVSIRPKGATHLGTKVEVKNLNSIRNVMRAVESEFLRQVELTETNGRIIQETRTFDAATGLSYGMREKETMNDYRYFPDPDLTPVVISDAWLAAIQAAMPMLPAALYQKFTTVYGLPDYDAALLTDAKELADYYEAVCVHTTNYKAASNWIMGPVKGQLNEKSLRDRQFPVLAEQLADLINLVDNGTISQTAAQQVFTLMVGQSDARPADIAKANGLIQNRNTDALQTLVEEVLAAWPDKVEQYQKGKKNLLGLFVGEVMKKSKGSADPKLVNELLAKTLQKA, from the coding sequence ATGGTGGACCAAGTGCTTATTTCGCCGGAGGTTCTGTCTCAATACGAAGCTGTTATTGGGTTAGAAGTACACTGTCAGTTGCTCACGCAAAGCAAAGTTTTTGCGGCCGATGCCAATGCATTCGGTGCTGAACCAAATACCCATATCAGTGTCATTACGCTGGGGCACCCCGGTACGCTGCCCAAACTCAACCGCAAAGCCGTTGATTATGCCATCCGAATGGGCCTGGCTTGTGGCAGTTCCATCACGCGTCATAATGTGTTTGCCCGTAAGAATTATTTTTATCCCGACCTGCCAAAAGGCTACCAACTGTCGCAGGATAAAGGGCCAATTTGCGTTGGTGGGGGCATTCTGGTTAAAGCAAAAGACCCGATTACGGGCGAACCCTACCAGACAACGATCCAGATTCATCACATTCACCTTGAAGAAGATGCCGGGAAATCTATTCACGACGGCGACGACTGGGCAACACAGTTAGACTACAACCGCGCCGGAACGCCCCTCATCGAAATGGTAACCGACCCGTGCATTCGCACAGCCGAAGAAGCGGGTCAATACCTGACCGAAGTTCGGCGACTGGTTCGGTATCTGGACATTTGCGACGGCAACATGGAGGAAGGCTCGTTGCGCTGCGACGTGAATGTTTCCATCCGGCCAAAGGGCGCTACACATTTAGGCACGAAGGTTGAAGTAAAAAACCTGAACTCGATTCGGAATGTAATGCGAGCGGTCGAGAGCGAATTTTTGCGGCAGGTTGAACTGACAGAGACGAACGGGCGCATTATTCAGGAAACGCGAACGTTCGATGCAGCCACGGGGCTTAGTTATGGTATGCGCGAGAAGGAAACGATGAACGACTATCGGTACTTCCCCGACCCGGACCTGACGCCAGTAGTTATTTCCGATGCCTGGCTGGCTGCTATTCAGGCGGCTATGCCGATGTTGCCAGCTGCCCTGTATCAGAAATTTACCACGGTGTATGGTCTTCCGGACTATGACGCGGCTTTATTGACCGATGCCAAAGAACTGGCCGACTATTACGAAGCCGTTTGCGTGCATACGACCAACTACAAGGCCGCGTCGAACTGGATCATGGGACCAGTGAAAGGGCAACTGAATGAGAAAAGCCTGCGTGACCGCCAGTTTCCGGTCCTGGCCGAACAACTGGCCGACCTGATCAACCTGGTCGACAACGGGACAATCAGCCAAACAGCTGCTCAACAAGTATTTACACTGATGGTTGGGCAATCAGATGCCAGGCCCGCAGACATTGCCAAAGCGAATGGCCTCATACAGAACCGCAATACAGACGCGTTGCAAACGTTGGTAGAAGAGGTACTGGCTGCCTGGCCCGACAAAGTCGAACAATACCAAAAAGGTAAAAAGAACTTACTAGGTTTATTTGTTGGTGAAGTAATGAAAAAATCGAAAGGCTCGGCCGATCCCAAATTGGTAAATGAGTTATTAGCAAAGACCTTACAAAAAGCATGA
- a CDS encoding TlpA disulfide reductase family protein, with amino-acid sequence MKNLFFSVASLIALSLTANAQGTKPFTVTGKINKATPGSYVYLETNSQPTHKIDSAKVTAGNMFTLNSKVADGGEVFVLNVGGNQKMALLVEGGETLNVQADGFVMDAKTGQIGKATVTGSKNMEYYGKLSALRTEMEAKVKNWNKEVAAATEKKDNKRITQIEQAYQAAEQDVVSKVKAMLPEMGTSLVSLFALNFINIDSDFATYESLAQRFEKENPNSPHAKSLIGRVARIKGVSVGAPAPEIALNDTTGTPVPLSSLRGKYVLIDFWASWCGPCRAENPNVVRMYNKFKDKGFAIYSVSLDQAKANWTKAIRNDNLTWTHVSDLKFWQSAAAQQYGVQAIPATFLLDKDGKIIAKNLRGEALEQKLEEILKGGQ; translated from the coding sequence ATGAAAAACTTATTTTTTAGTGTCGCCAGTTTGATAGCGTTGAGCCTGACAGCCAATGCCCAGGGCACCAAGCCATTTACGGTAACGGGCAAAATCAACAAAGCCACGCCGGGGAGCTACGTTTATCTGGAAACGAACTCGCAACCCACGCACAAAATTGACTCGGCCAAAGTGACAGCGGGTAATATGTTTACCCTGAACAGCAAGGTAGCCGATGGCGGAGAGGTATTTGTGCTGAATGTAGGCGGAAATCAGAAAATGGCGCTTCTGGTAGAAGGGGGTGAAACGCTCAATGTACAGGCCGATGGCTTTGTGATGGATGCCAAAACAGGCCAGATCGGGAAAGCAACCGTTACGGGCTCTAAAAACATGGAGTACTACGGAAAGCTTTCCGCTCTCCGTACCGAAATGGAAGCGAAGGTGAAAAACTGGAACAAAGAAGTTGCCGCAGCGACCGAGAAGAAAGATAACAAGCGAATTACACAGATCGAGCAGGCGTATCAGGCCGCCGAACAGGATGTCGTTAGTAAAGTGAAGGCGATGTTGCCCGAAATGGGCACCTCGCTTGTGTCGCTATTTGCGCTGAATTTCATTAACATCGACAGCGATTTTGCGACCTACGAATCCCTGGCGCAACGATTCGAGAAGGAAAATCCCAATAGCCCGCATGCCAAATCATTGATCGGTCGGGTTGCCCGGATCAAAGGCGTATCTGTTGGCGCTCCAGCGCCCGAAATTGCGCTGAATGACACTACAGGTACACCCGTTCCGCTGTCATCATTACGGGGAAAATACGTGCTGATCGACTTCTGGGCATCTTGGTGTGGCCCCTGTCGGGCTGAGAACCCCAATGTGGTTCGGATGTATAACAAATTTAAAGACAAGGGCTTCGCTATTTACAGTGTTTCGCTCGATCAGGCAAAAGCCAACTGGACGAAAGCCATCCGGAACGATAACCTTACCTGGACTCATGTTTCGGACTTGAAGTTCTGGCAATCGGCGGCCGCTCAGCAATACGGTGTGCAGGCCATCCCGGCCACTTTCCTGCTCGATAAAGACGGAAAAATCATTGCCAAGAATCTGCGGGGCGAGGCTTTGGAACAGAAATTAGAAGAAATTCTGAAAGGTGGCCAATAG
- the proC gene encoding pyrroline-5-carboxylate reductase, protein MKIAIVGCGNMGMAFAKSFLQYDLVKKDNLLLIEKSADRSEALKNEKAGVVVDTIGPHIGETDLIILSVKPQDFNSVHEALRAVIQPTQIVLSIMAGIPIAQIQEKLGHPLVIRAMPNTPAMLGMGITGFTAAKEVDSSSLRRVENLINATGRSIFLEDESMLDAVTALSGSGPAYFYYVVKAMIDAGKQMGFDDAVSALLVKQTMLGAYHLINTADKSLDELIKAVASKGGTTEAALRAFESGGLADTLVSGIKAAQTRSTELSKG, encoded by the coding sequence ATGAAAATTGCTATCGTTGGTTGTGGTAATATGGGCATGGCTTTCGCCAAATCGTTTTTGCAGTACGATCTGGTAAAGAAAGACAACCTACTGCTGATTGAAAAGAGCGCGGATCGCTCGGAAGCGCTTAAAAACGAAAAAGCGGGTGTTGTTGTAGACACCATTGGGCCCCATATCGGCGAAACGGATCTGATCATTTTATCAGTGAAACCACAGGATTTCAACAGCGTTCATGAAGCCCTCCGGGCCGTTATCCAACCGACGCAGATTGTGCTGTCGATCATGGCTGGGATTCCAATCGCGCAGATTCAGGAAAAACTGGGGCATCCATTAGTCATCCGGGCCATGCCCAACACGCCCGCCATGCTGGGTATGGGCATAACCGGTTTTACAGCCGCCAAAGAGGTGGATTCGAGCAGCCTGCGCCGGGTTGAAAACCTGATCAATGCTACGGGCCGGTCTATTTTCTTGGAAGACGAATCGATGCTCGATGCCGTTACGGCGCTTAGTGGCAGTGGTCCCGCATACTTTTATTATGTGGTGAAGGCCATGATCGACGCCGGTAAACAAATGGGTTTTGATGATGCCGTGTCGGCCTTACTGGTCAAACAGACCATGCTTGGCGCGTATCACCTCATCAACACCGCCGACAAATCGCTTGACGAACTCATTAAAGCGGTAGCCTCAAAAGGTGGAACCACCGAAGCTGCCCTACGTGCGTTTGAAAGCGGTGGGTTAGCCGATACACTCGTTTCCGGTATAAAGGCCGCCCAGACCCGCTCAACAGAATTGTCGAAAGGATAG